The nucleotide sequence AAAGGCATACGCCAACCCGATCAGGCTGGCAAAGCCAATGGTATCGCGTGCCACACCGGCTTCGCGCAGCCAAACCGAAAGGGTCGAAAACACCAGCATGTAGGGCAGGCCAGCGGCGAACCCTAACAGGAGCAGCACCAAGGTTGAGGGGCTGGAGTACGCAGCTATGGCATCACGCCAGCTTTTACGGGGCATTGAAGGGGTATCAGCCTGATGTTGGTCGGACAAAGGGCGCACTCTAACCGCTGTGCTCTATCGGGCGCCAGCCATAGCGCGGCATATCCACCCGTTCGTTATGGATTGGCACGCCTTCCTCACATAAACGCCTGCGTTGCTCGGCCCCGGAGAGGCTGTCGGCAGTCAGGCTGAGGCGTCCGCCGGCGCCTATCACCCGGTGCCAAGGCAGCGTACTGCCTTCGGGTAATTGGCTCAGCCTGCGGCCAACCCAGCGGGCTGCACGGCCCAGGCCCGCATAGGCGGCCAGTTGCCCGTAGCTCACCACGTAGCCTGTCGGCACGTTAGCCAGCACGGCATAGAGAGCCGTTTGCCGCTCGGCCTGGCTTGCTGTCGACTGGCCCCGCGCGGCATGCTGCGCGTCTTGTTTTGGCTGGCTATGCGGTTCTTCCATCATGTTGCTACGTACCCTGGTTTTTGTACTGATAACGGCCTTGAGTGCCCCGGTTTGGGCGGATACGGTGTGGTTGAACAATGGAGACCGCCTCAGCGGTGAGATAGTTCTGCTTGATGGCGGCAAGCTTGCGTTAAAAACCAAATATGCCGGGCAGGTGCTGATTGCTTGGAAGGATATCGACACCCTGCGCTCGGA is from Pseudomonas sp. TMP9 and encodes:
- a CDS encoding MGMT family protein, whose translation is MMEEPHSQPKQDAQHAARGQSTASQAERQTALYAVLANVPTGYVVSYGQLAAYAGLGRAARWVGRRLSQLPEGSTLPWHRVIGAGGRLSLTADSLSGAEQRRRLCEEGVPIHNERVDMPRYGWRPIEHSG